One genomic region from Phycisphaeraceae bacterium encodes:
- a CDS encoding ABC transporter ATP-binding protein, protein MLRSVSARFEPGRVAVIIGPNGCGKTSLLRILLGLVTPRNGTCTHDGVEVARLAARERAVRLAYVPHRPAIEYAYTVREFVGLSGRAPSVEAVAGAIESMELESLADRPMCTVSAGQAQRASIARGLAQIESANPAGAFLLADEPNNALDPRHVASLVHTVRSLASRGVGVVLTLHDLTLASQIADDVLVLSYRGQVTASGPGASVLTPAILESVFESPFDIADSGGQPVLIARAGAGRAT, encoded by the coding sequence GTGCTCAGAAGCGTCAGCGCTCGGTTTGAGCCGGGGCGCGTGGCTGTGATTATTGGGCCCAACGGGTGTGGCAAAACCAGCCTTCTGCGGATCCTGCTCGGGCTGGTCACGCCTCGCAACGGCACATGCACGCATGACGGTGTGGAAGTCGCACGTCTTGCTGCTCGCGAAAGGGCAGTTCGGCTTGCGTATGTGCCGCATCGTCCAGCGATCGAGTATGCCTATACGGTGCGTGAGTTTGTCGGGCTGAGCGGGCGCGCGCCGAGTGTTGAAGCCGTCGCGGGGGCGATTGAATCCATGGAGCTTGAGTCGCTTGCCGATCGGCCAATGTGCACCGTGTCGGCCGGTCAGGCGCAGCGGGCATCGATCGCCCGGGGGCTGGCGCAGATCGAGTCGGCCAACCCTGCGGGGGCATTTCTGCTGGCTGACGAACCCAACAACGCGCTCGACCCGAGGCATGTGGCATCGCTCGTGCACACCGTCCGCAGCCTCGCGAGCCGAGGGGTCGGCGTTGTGCTTACGTTGCACGACCTGACGCTCGCATCGCAGATTGCTGACGATGTGCTGGTGCTTTCATATCGAGGCCAGGTCACCGCCAGTGGCCCCGGTGCGAGCGTTCTGACGCCTGCGATCCTTGAATCCGTGTTCGAGAGCCCGTTCGACATCGCGGACTCAGGCGGGCAGCCGGTGTTGATCGCCCGGGCGGGGGCCGGTCGGGCGACCTGA
- a CDS encoding RNA methyltransferase: MPNFIAISHLDETELDPYRNQKDAWLRASHYPGAGTDATPTGLAGGRFLAEGDLVFEQLLASPYTIESVLVSESRIKSLEPLLERLPGQVPVYVGPPSILEGIVGFDMHRGVLACGLRGPDRSLEAVLDVSKTLVILEDLANHDNVGGIARCLRALGGKSPGMLLTPRCCDPLYRRALRVSIGHMLHIPFARLDWPADIERVRRAGFAILALSPDSSATPIDRVPAAARVCLIAGAEGPGLSGHATRLADHRVRIGMHPAVDSLNVSVSVAIALHALGRNDSK; encoded by the coding sequence ATGCCTAACTTCATCGCCATCTCACATCTGGACGAAACCGAACTTGACCCGTACCGCAATCAGAAGGACGCATGGCTTCGCGCCAGCCACTATCCGGGTGCCGGAACCGATGCCACCCCGACTGGGCTTGCCGGTGGCCGCTTTCTTGCTGAAGGGGATTTGGTTTTCGAGCAACTGCTGGCCTCGCCATACACCATCGAATCGGTGCTCGTCTCTGAAAGCAGGATAAAAAGCCTCGAACCTCTTCTCGAACGTCTGCCCGGGCAAGTCCCGGTTTATGTCGGGCCGCCTTCGATACTCGAGGGCATCGTGGGGTTCGACATGCACCGTGGAGTGCTCGCCTGCGGGTTGCGAGGGCCCGATCGGTCTCTTGAAGCGGTGCTCGATGTATCCAAAACACTGGTAATTCTTGAGGATCTGGCCAATCACGACAACGTCGGCGGCATAGCCCGCTGCCTGCGAGCACTCGGAGGCAAGTCCCCGGGAATGTTGCTCACGCCGCGCTGTTGCGATCCGCTGTATCGTCGAGCCTTGCGTGTTTCGATCGGGCACATGCTGCATATCCCGTTTGCCCGTCTCGACTGGCCGGCCGATATCGAGCGAGTCCGAAGGGCCGGGTTTGCGATTCTGGCGCTGAGCCCGGATTCCTCAGCCACGCCGATTGATCGGGTTCCAGCCGCAGCACGAGTCTGCCTGATCGCCGGAGCCGAAGGCCCGGGCCTGTCAGGTCATGCCACTCGCCTGGCCGATCACCGCGTCAGGATCGGCATGCATCCTGCGGTAGACTCACTGAACGTCTCGGTTTCCGTTGCAATCGCTTTACACGCCCTTGGGCGGAATGATTCCAAATAA
- a CDS encoding NAD(P)H-binding protein codes for MTIKNVAVTGATGFVGRFIVDELLARGYAVRALARDRAKAIAVLPQRSNLEVVVGEVGDASACCDLVAPAQACIHLVGIIRPVGRQTFERIHVGATRHMLEACAHAGVSRYVHMSALGASPLSRAEYQRSKFAAETLVRASGLDWTIFRPGLIHGAQGEFMRMAAKWCRSAAPPHIFLPYFSRRERGPAGSAVVTPTIDPVYVLDVARAFCDALERPTTVGEIYPLVGGSPLDWRAFLTTLRDALPNVGPRLEAIGLPGELMAMKARMATMVGLGNFLPFDEGMALMGQQDSTASLTKTQAHLNYAPIGFRNALPLYAASM; via the coding sequence ATGACGATCAAGAACGTAGCGGTCACTGGTGCCACCGGCTTTGTCGGCCGATTCATAGTTGATGAACTTCTGGCACGCGGGTACGCCGTGCGTGCTCTGGCACGAGACCGAGCCAAGGCCATCGCTGTGCTTCCGCAACGATCCAATCTCGAAGTCGTCGTCGGCGAAGTCGGCGACGCTTCAGCATGCTGCGATCTCGTCGCGCCTGCACAGGCCTGCATCCACCTCGTGGGCATCATCCGCCCAGTGGGTCGGCAAACCTTCGAACGCATCCATGTCGGCGCCACGCGACACATGCTCGAAGCGTGCGCGCACGCCGGGGTTTCTCGCTATGTGCACATGTCCGCCCTGGGCGCTTCGCCCCTCAGCCGGGCCGAGTATCAACGCAGCAAGTTCGCAGCCGAAACTCTGGTTCGGGCGAGCGGGCTTGACTGGACCATTTTCAGACCCGGGCTGATCCACGGGGCTCAGGGCGAGTTCATGCGAATGGCAGCCAAATGGTGTCGCAGCGCGGCGCCGCCTCACATCTTCCTTCCGTACTTCTCACGGCGTGAACGCGGGCCTGCTGGCTCGGCTGTTGTCACGCCCACGATTGATCCTGTGTATGTTCTGGACGTTGCCCGTGCTTTCTGTGACGCGCTCGAGCGCCCGACAACCGTCGGCGAGATCTACCCGCTTGTCGGCGGCTCGCCGCTCGACTGGCGCGCGTTTCTCACAACACTGCGCGACGCGCTGCCCAATGTCGGTCCTCGACTCGAAGCCATCGGTCTGCCCGGTGAACTCATGGCAATGAAAGCCCGCATGGCCACCATGGTCGGGCTTGGCAACTTCCTCCCCTTCGACGAAGGAATGGCGCTCATGGGCCAGCAGGACTCGACCGCGAGCCTCACCAAGACGCAAGCACACCTGAACTACGCGCCCATCGGGTTCCGTAACGCCCTTCCCCTATATGCCGCCTCCATGTGA
- a CDS encoding VacB/RNase II family 3'-5' exoribonuclease, protein MPLRYRSRLLAHLAHDGYEPKDKHALAVELGADNEPEFLEGIDELVAEGVLQVESDGTVQLASLPDRGELTGTFKANAKGFGFVTPEIPVREGDIFVPPEATQGALSGDTVRIEYVRDRKRERFAGDTGKQFRGQVVEIVKRKRSNFTGEMVRQGDRWLAYPDGRNLTEPIIVRDASSKNVKPGDKVILEIIDYPEDGMLAEGVIVKVLGEAGRPDIETAAVIAAYDLPGEFPEACLSEARAATAKYDAEIAEWERQGPHALQGRNDVTGRSEASAREFIITIDPPDAKDYDDAISIRRIPADKGGGWELGIHIADVAHFVEQGSALDLEAAERGNSVYLPRLVIPMLPEILSNGICSLQEGVPRYTKTAYMRYDARGNIRSEGVAASLIQSAKRLTYLEAQALIDGNEEEAKKHAKTEPNYTPQLLEALHEMNQLALQIQARRHRQGMIHLELPDVVLIFDENGKVIDAEREDDAYTHTLIEMFMVEANEVLARLFDNLNVPLLRRIHPDPTPTDVDHLQKAARVAGFTIPKSPSREEMQSLLDATRGTPAARAVHMAVLRTLTKAAYSPASVGHFALASGAYAHFTSPIRRYPDLTVHRALAAYLERTDNGRNRPQSESQKASLGARLRDELPDQPTLVTIGHHCSTTEVNAADAERDLRQFLVLQLLSEKIGEVFSGVVTGVSPRGVFVQIDKYLADGLIKREDLPGDVTRSNAPPSWRIDTKSGALVDAKSGRSFNMGDSVQVAIGSIDLSKRQLELLIADPESRAVGRAKATGGLKIGTDSAFGGLEGGRGKGFKQPGDVRRSQKSKSRDRNKTDYRRDKKKPK, encoded by the coding sequence ATGCCTCTGCGCTACCGATCACGTCTTCTTGCCCACCTTGCCCACGATGGGTACGAGCCCAAGGACAAGCACGCCCTGGCTGTCGAACTCGGCGCCGACAACGAGCCCGAGTTTCTCGAAGGCATCGATGAGCTTGTGGCTGAGGGGGTTCTTCAGGTCGAATCCGACGGCACGGTGCAACTCGCGTCGCTGCCCGATCGCGGCGAACTGACAGGCACATTCAAAGCCAACGCCAAGGGCTTCGGGTTTGTCACGCCCGAAATCCCCGTCCGCGAAGGCGACATCTTCGTGCCCCCCGAAGCCACGCAGGGCGCGCTCTCGGGCGACACTGTTCGCATCGAGTACGTCCGCGACCGCAAGCGAGAACGCTTCGCTGGCGACACAGGCAAACAGTTTCGCGGGCAGGTCGTCGAGATCGTCAAACGCAAACGCTCCAACTTCACCGGCGAAATGGTGCGACAGGGCGACCGCTGGCTCGCGTATCCCGATGGGCGAAACCTCACAGAACCGATCATCGTCCGCGATGCTTCGAGCAAGAACGTCAAGCCCGGCGACAAGGTCATCCTCGAAATCATCGACTATCCCGAAGACGGCATGCTCGCCGAGGGCGTGATCGTCAAAGTGCTCGGTGAAGCCGGTCGGCCCGATATCGAGACCGCTGCCGTCATTGCCGCGTACGACCTGCCCGGTGAGTTTCCCGAGGCTTGTCTCTCCGAGGCGCGCGCCGCGACCGCTAAATACGACGCCGAGATCGCCGAGTGGGAGCGTCAAGGCCCGCATGCGCTTCAAGGGCGCAACGACGTAACCGGGCGTTCGGAAGCCTCGGCACGCGAGTTCATCATCACCATCGACCCCCCGGACGCCAAGGACTACGACGACGCCATCAGCATTCGCCGCATCCCCGCCGACAAAGGGGGCGGATGGGAACTGGGCATTCACATCGCGGATGTTGCGCACTTTGTCGAGCAAGGCTCAGCCCTCGATCTCGAAGCCGCAGAACGCGGCAACAGCGTGTACCTCCCCCGACTCGTCATTCCCATGCTGCCCGAGATCCTCAGCAATGGCATCTGCTCGCTGCAGGAAGGCGTGCCCCGCTACACCAAGACCGCGTACATGCGATACGACGCGCGCGGCAACATCCGCTCGGAAGGTGTCGCAGCCTCGCTGATCCAATCGGCAAAGCGTTTGACCTATCTCGAAGCGCAAGCCCTGATCGATGGCAACGAAGAAGAGGCGAAAAAGCACGCCAAAACTGAACCCAACTACACGCCTCAACTGCTCGAAGCACTGCACGAAATGAACCAGCTGGCTCTCCAGATTCAGGCCCGTCGCCACCGGCAGGGCATGATTCACCTCGAACTTCCTGATGTTGTGCTGATCTTCGACGAGAATGGCAAGGTCATCGACGCCGAGCGCGAGGACGACGCCTACACGCACACGCTCATCGAAATGTTCATGGTCGAGGCCAATGAAGTCCTCGCGCGTCTCTTCGACAACCTGAACGTGCCGCTCCTGCGGCGCATTCACCCTGATCCGACACCGACTGATGTCGATCACCTGCAAAAAGCTGCCCGCGTCGCAGGATTCACGATTCCCAAGAGCCCCAGTCGTGAAGAAATGCAATCCCTGCTCGACGCAACGCGCGGCACCCCCGCAGCACGCGCAGTCCACATGGCGGTGCTCCGCACGCTGACCAAGGCGGCCTACTCACCCGCATCAGTCGGACACTTCGCGCTGGCCAGCGGTGCCTACGCGCACTTCACGAGTCCGATCCGGCGCTATCCCGATCTCACGGTGCATCGGGCACTCGCAGCCTATCTCGAACGCACAGATAACGGCCGAAACCGTCCGCAGTCTGAAAGTCAAAAGGCCTCGCTCGGCGCACGCCTTCGCGATGAACTCCCCGATCAGCCGACCCTCGTCACCATCGGGCACCATTGCTCAACGACCGAAGTCAACGCGGCCGACGCAGAACGCGATCTGCGGCAGTTCCTCGTCCTCCAGCTCTTGTCCGAGAAGATCGGCGAAGTGTTCAGCGGCGTCGTGACGGGCGTGTCGCCTCGCGGCGTGTTCGTACAGATCGACAAGTATCTGGCCGATGGGCTGATCAAACGCGAGGATCTCCCCGGTGACGTGACACGCTCGAACGCGCCGCCAAGCTGGCGCATCGACACCAAGTCTGGTGCGCTTGTCGATGCCAAGAGCGGGCGATCGTTCAACATGGGCGACTCGGTGCAGGTTGCGATCGGCTCGATCGATCTCTCCAAACGTCAACTCGAGCTGCTGATCGCCGACCCCGAATCGCGCGCGGTCGGACGCGCCAAGGCAACGGGCGGGCTCAAGATCGGCACCGACAGTGCCTTTGGAGGTCTCGAAGGCGGACGCGGCAAGGGATTCAAGCAACCTGGCGATGTGCGGCGGAGCCAGAAGAGCAAGTCCCGCGACCGCAACAAGACCGATTACCGCCGCGACAAAAAGAAACCCAAGTAA
- a CDS encoding HEAT repeat domain-containing protein, which translates to MNRTFTIIIVLSLGVGLCACEALESARGAQSLIQIVQGPTPTEATEWALDPYSPNNRYRGTMYLVHQSWAGAPEYLQLYVDAVADADAGVRAAGVRGLALHGDPSHVPLLVSALTDPDSIVRTDAARALQRIHNPVAIGPLINAIQIAREASELVRTEAAHALGQYAERRVIDALIAVFDDPSLAVNEATRSSLRTLTGQDFEYDIRAWVEWTSDNPNVFEARSAYTYPAFWRDKRLIEWLPFMPQAPNESASYPVGSSPTIP; encoded by the coding sequence ATGAACAGAACCTTCACCATCATCATCGTGTTGTCCTTAGGGGTCGGGCTTTGCGCTTGCGAAGCCCTTGAGTCGGCGCGGGGCGCACAGAGTCTGATTCAGATCGTGCAAGGCCCGACACCAACCGAGGCGACTGAGTGGGCACTCGACCCGTACAGCCCCAACAATCGCTACCGTGGCACGATGTACCTCGTGCATCAGTCGTGGGCGGGCGCGCCCGAGTACCTTCAACTCTATGTTGATGCAGTAGCCGATGCCGATGCGGGTGTGCGGGCAGCGGGCGTTCGCGGGCTTGCACTCCATGGCGATCCGTCGCATGTGCCGTTGCTCGTTTCTGCACTGACAGACCCGGACTCGATTGTCCGAACGGACGCTGCTCGGGCGCTTCAGCGCATCCACAATCCCGTAGCCATCGGACCGCTGATCAACGCGATTCAGATCGCTCGCGAGGCAAGCGAACTGGTGCGAACCGAGGCGGCACACGCCTTGGGGCAATATGCAGAACGACGTGTCATCGATGCGCTGATTGCAGTCTTTGACGACCCATCCCTGGCCGTCAACGAAGCGACCCGCAGTTCCCTCCGCACCTTGACCGGGCAGGACTTCGAGTACGACATCCGCGCCTGGGTCGAATGGACCAGTGATAACCCCAACGTGTTCGAAGCCCGCAGTGCGTACACATATCCGGCCTTCTGGCGCGATAAGCGACTGATCGAGTGGCTTCCATTCATGCCACAAGCCCCGAACGAATCGGCGTCGTATCCGGTTGGAAGTTCTCCGACGATTCCCTGA
- the serA gene encoding phosphoglycerate dehydrogenase, translating to MTQITSFPKNQIRVVLVEGVHKRGHDLFAAEGFSVTALKHAPNADELATLAADAHILGIRSKTSVTREILEQAPRLLAVGCYCIGTNQVDLEAAALSGIPVFNAPFNNTRSVAELTIAEIIALHRHLFDRSSALHRGVWEKSAAGAHEVRGRTLGIVGYGHIGSQVSVLAEALGMRVVYYDTESKLPLGNARPLGSLDELLSIADVVTLHVPATPSTKNLIDRAKLKLVKPGSFIINNARGSVVEIGALAEALRSGHLAGAALDVFPVEPASREERFESELQGLGNVILSPHIGGSTIEAQAGIAEEVSAKMIRFINVGSTNGAVNVPRVDLPEQPREGASGPESPRSHRILHFHRNEPGVLRTLHTVIAELGINITGEYLQTDAHIGYVVLDVAPSDRQELTRRIREMPETIRTRVLW from the coding sequence GTGACGCAGATCACATCCTTTCCCAAAAACCAGATTCGAGTTGTGCTCGTCGAGGGCGTTCACAAGCGCGGGCATGACCTGTTCGCAGCGGAAGGATTCTCGGTCACGGCCCTCAAGCATGCGCCGAATGCTGATGAACTGGCGACATTGGCTGCCGACGCACATATTCTCGGCATTCGCTCGAAGACCAGCGTCACACGAGAGATTCTGGAACAAGCGCCAAGACTGCTGGCGGTTGGATGCTACTGCATCGGGACGAATCAGGTGGATCTTGAAGCCGCCGCGCTGTCGGGGATTCCGGTCTTCAATGCCCCATTCAACAACACGCGAAGCGTTGCGGAATTGACGATTGCTGAAATCATCGCGTTGCATCGGCATCTGTTCGATCGTTCCAGCGCGCTGCACCGTGGAGTGTGGGAGAAGTCGGCCGCCGGTGCGCACGAGGTGAGAGGCCGCACGCTGGGCATCGTCGGGTATGGGCACATCGGTTCTCAGGTGTCGGTGCTGGCTGAGGCTTTGGGCATGAGGGTGGTGTATTACGACACAGAGTCGAAGTTGCCTCTGGGCAACGCGCGCCCGCTTGGCTCGCTTGATGAACTGCTTTCGATTGCCGACGTGGTGACGCTGCATGTGCCTGCGACACCTTCGACAAAGAACCTGATCGACCGCGCGAAACTGAAACTGGTCAAGCCCGGGAGTTTTATCATCAACAATGCGCGTGGGTCGGTCGTCGAGATCGGTGCCTTGGCTGAAGCGCTGCGTTCGGGTCATCTGGCTGGGGCGGCTCTGGATGTCTTCCCGGTTGAGCCCGCGTCGCGCGAGGAACGCTTCGAGTCGGAACTGCAGGGGCTGGGCAATGTGATCCTCAGCCCGCACATCGGTGGCAGCACGATCGAGGCACAAGCGGGAATCGCTGAGGAAGTGTCGGCGAAGATGATCCGGTTCATCAATGTGGGCTCGACGAACGGAGCAGTGAATGTGCCTCGCGTGGATCTGCCCGAACAACCGCGCGAGGGCGCAAGCGGCCCGGAATCACCGCGATCGCATCGCATTCTGCACTTTCACCGCAATGAGCCGGGCGTTTTGCGTACGCTGCACACGGTGATTGCCGAACTTGGCATCAACATCACCGGCGAGTACCTTCAGACTGATGCGCACATCGGATATGTGGTGCTCGACGTAGCCCCCAGTGACAGACAGGAACTTACCCGTCGCATTCGGGAAATGCCTGAAACGATCCGGACGCGTGTGCTCTGGTAG
- a CDS encoding TlpA family protein disulfide reductase → MMKTQWMLLATLGLFAGVAIAQPVVRSPGHDLAREGTGDRRIALDRMELRPFNHANWKLLSDWTDGQALDAANTRGKVVLIYTFTNYLPTSLRPLATVTRLQERFGNDLIVIGVHPDTGWADTASVLARRNVTIPYARDAKGAFRSALLIDEDPDFYIIDRAGQMRFADLDTAAVTRAVEILVAETEEQSRNMSATLRDQQAEADRQFARPQDIRKEVVLSDIPELPFLVPSAEEFAQVKWPKTEPDDPNRRNFGQQPPAPGSMPAFEDAAYLPSKPEFKGRAVVAYFFNPKVYRSYQFLNEANLLQQAHGRDLVVLGVMTSQHNPNDRWQANPAPPVTAEQWIEDLTGFVRTRTPKHWIVSDFTNQFSAALVSGQQYGAQTNVLDGAQSPYVAVISSDGVIRWHGPASSRWFKFTLDEVLRLDPGVRARRAVEEEYRRALRDQISAPVPVIDEEGDE, encoded by the coding sequence ATGATGAAGACGCAATGGATGCTTCTCGCGACTTTGGGTTTGTTCGCGGGTGTCGCAATCGCTCAGCCCGTGGTTCGATCTCCCGGACACGACTTGGCACGCGAGGGCACAGGTGACCGCAGAATCGCTCTCGACCGGATGGAACTGCGACCCTTCAACCATGCCAACTGGAAGCTTCTCTCGGACTGGACCGATGGCCAAGCACTCGATGCGGCCAATACGCGCGGCAAAGTCGTACTCATTTACACCTTCACCAACTACCTGCCCACCTCGCTGCGCCCGCTCGCGACAGTCACGCGCCTTCAGGAGCGTTTCGGGAACGACCTGATCGTCATTGGCGTGCACCCAGACACTGGTTGGGCGGACACCGCCTCAGTTCTCGCTCGTCGTAACGTCACCATTCCGTACGCCCGTGACGCCAAGGGCGCGTTTCGCAGCGCCTTGCTGATCGATGAGGATCCGGATTTTTACATTATCGATCGCGCGGGGCAGATGCGGTTTGCCGATCTTGACACCGCAGCCGTCACTCGTGCAGTCGAAATACTCGTCGCCGAGACTGAAGAGCAGTCGCGCAACATGTCTGCAACCTTGCGCGACCAGCAGGCCGAGGCCGATCGGCAGTTCGCCCGTCCGCAGGACATCCGCAAGGAAGTCGTTCTTTCGGACATCCCCGAGTTACCTTTCCTTGTGCCATCAGCCGAAGAGTTCGCTCAGGTCAAGTGGCCCAAGACCGAGCCGGACGATCCGAACCGCAGGAATTTCGGGCAGCAGCCGCCCGCGCCGGGCTCGATGCCTGCTTTCGAGGATGCTGCGTACCTGCCTTCCAAGCCCGAGTTCAAGGGCCGCGCCGTTGTCGCATATTTCTTCAACCCCAAAGTCTATCGCAGTTACCAATTCCTCAATGAAGCCAACCTGCTTCAGCAAGCCCACGGGCGAGACCTGGTCGTGCTTGGCGTCATGACGTCCCAGCACAACCCCAACGACCGTTGGCAGGCGAACCCCGCTCCTCCAGTTACAGCCGAACAGTGGATCGAGGACCTGACCGGCTTCGTCAGGACACGCACGCCCAAGCATTGGATCGTTTCCGATTTCACCAACCAGTTCTCAGCCGCACTCGTCTCCGGGCAGCAATATGGCGCACAAACCAACGTCCTCGACGGCGCACAAAGCCCCTATGTCGCGGTGATCAGTTCCGATGGTGTCATTCGCTGGCACGGCCCGGCATCGAGCCGATGGTTCAAGTTCACACTCGATGAAGTTCTCAGACTTGATCCCGGTGTGCGAGCCCGACGCGCAGTCGAAGAGGAATACCGCCGCGCCTTGCGCGACCAGATATCCGCACCGGTGCCTGTCATCGACGAAGAAGGGGATGAATGA
- a CDS encoding alcohol dehydrogenase catalytic domain-containing protein encodes MTLRTDLAAPEALPGEALVRPTLATIDATDLAVIDAPMPFVGVLGHQFVGVVERVHPSDAGAQLIEGRRVVGAINIVPAADPLARRGLGQHAPQREILGILGRSGVLAERFTLPIANLVPVPDAVTDEQAVLTEPLASALHASRVTHIEGKPFVTIIGDDVIALLAAQIMTKLNASVRLIGRNLARLALCDKWQIKHRPIAEVGLRADQDIVIECTGEPAHVEIAMHMARPRGRVVLRSRIMPTPASKPAAAGPDLTAVVHKELELIGARCGNMSEALALLLRQPIDTNSLISKRFRFDDAIAAFRAAREPDAVCVVIEF; translated from the coding sequence GTGACCCTCAGGACCGATCTGGCCGCGCCAGAGGCCTTGCCCGGCGAAGCCCTCGTTCGGCCCACACTGGCCACCATCGACGCTACCGATCTGGCGGTGATCGATGCCCCCATGCCATTTGTCGGTGTGCTTGGGCATCAGTTCGTCGGCGTCGTCGAGCGTGTACATCCGAGCGACGCGGGAGCACAACTGATCGAGGGACGGCGCGTCGTCGGTGCTATCAACATCGTGCCGGCTGCAGATCCGCTCGCTCGACGCGGCCTGGGTCAGCACGCACCGCAGCGCGAAATCCTCGGCATCCTCGGGCGCAGTGGCGTGCTGGCCGAGCGGTTCACATTGCCGATTGCCAACCTCGTGCCCGTGCCTGACGCTGTGACTGACGAGCAGGCCGTGCTGACCGAGCCACTGGCTTCGGCTCTGCACGCATCGCGCGTCACACATATCGAAGGCAAGCCTTTCGTCACGATCATCGGCGACGATGTGATCGCTCTGCTGGCAGCGCAGATCATGACGAAACTCAACGCATCTGTTCGCCTCATCGGTCGCAACCTCGCGCGCCTGGCGCTGTGCGACAAATGGCAGATCAAGCATCGACCCATCGCCGAAGTCGGGCTTCGGGCCGATCAGGACATTGTGATCGAGTGTACCGGAGAGCCTGCACATGTCGAGATTGCCATGCACATGGCGCGTCCGCGCGGCCGTGTGGTCCTGCGATCGCGCATCATGCCGACGCCCGCGAGCAAGCCCGCAGCCGCCGGTCCCGATCTGACCGCTGTGGTGCACAAAGAACTCGAACTCATAGGAGCCCGCTGCGGCAACATGAGCGAGGCGCTCGCACTGCTCTTGCGCCAGCCGATCGACACGAACTCTCTCATCTCGAAGCGTTTCCGCTTCGACGACGCGATTGCAGCGTTTCGCGCAGCCCGCGAACCTGACGCTGTGTGCGTTGTGATCGAGTTCTGA
- a CDS encoding undecaprenyl-diphosphate phosphatase has translation MALAPEIVASASFVSWWQAAILGVVEGITEYLPISSTGHLIIASSLMGLDRTPEHKEAIDAFNIVIQGGAILAVLGLYRERVLQMIRGGLGRDREGLKLGANIFIAFLPAAVLGVLLNHHIEARLFYAGPVLAALFLGGIFMMVIDRWKITPHRTSDGDIEGTIDLTAMTWRQALFIGLMQCVAMWPGMSRSMMTISGGVLIGLKPKQAAEFSFLLGLPTLGGACVYRLYKNMRNDGPNMFDVIGVMPIIVGMLVATVSAMLAVRWLVAFLTRHGLTPFGWYRIGLCVVLGALWWQGVVQISPDVP, from the coding sequence ATGGCATTGGCTCCCGAGATTGTGGCAAGCGCTTCGTTCGTCTCCTGGTGGCAGGCGGCGATCCTGGGTGTTGTCGAAGGGATTACCGAATATCTACCTATCAGTTCGACCGGGCATCTGATTATTGCGTCGTCGTTGATGGGCCTGGACAGAACACCGGAGCACAAGGAGGCCATCGACGCCTTCAACATCGTGATTCAAGGCGGGGCGATTCTTGCAGTTCTCGGACTGTATCGCGAGCGTGTGCTTCAGATGATTCGTGGCGGACTGGGACGCGACCGCGAAGGGCTCAAACTCGGGGCGAACATTTTCATTGCGTTCCTGCCCGCAGCTGTGCTTGGTGTGTTGCTGAACCACCACATTGAAGCGAGGCTGTTTTATGCCGGGCCGGTTCTGGCGGCGTTGTTTCTTGGCGGGATTTTCATGATGGTGATCGACCGATGGAAGATCACGCCGCATCGCACAAGCGATGGTGACATCGAAGGCACAATCGACCTGACCGCGATGACATGGCGTCAGGCGCTGTTCATCGGGTTGATGCAGTGCGTGGCGATGTGGCCCGGCATGAGCCGAAGCATGATGACGATATCGGGAGGCGTTCTGATCGGGCTCAAGCCCAAGCAGGCTGCGGAGTTCAGTTTTCTCCTCGGTCTACCGACGCTGGGTGGCGCGTGCGTGTATCGGCTGTACAAGAACATGCGCAATGACGGCCCGAACATGTTCGACGTGATTGGTGTGATGCCGATCATCGTGGGCATGCTTGTCGCAACGGTTTCGGCCATGCTGGCGGTGCGCTGGCTTGTGGCGTTCCTGACGCGGCACGGTTTGACGCCTTTCGGGTGGTACCGGATCGGGCTGTGCGTCGTGCTCGGGGCGCTGTGGTGGCAGGGTGTTGTACAGATTTCCCCGGACGTACCATGA